Proteins found in one Tsukamurella paurometabola DSM 20162 genomic segment:
- a CDS encoding DUF805 domain-containing protein — MTYQQYDYAPPAPARDPNNLDLPLYGASFGEAIKRFFRSYFRYRGRASQSEYWWPFLANAIVVVVSYVLMFLSFATASDPDNMGAVSTAIMIVSFTGFFFAVVVMGIGYIALSVRRLHDANASGWWYLLVVVGGLIPLLGVAGPIIVGVLSSSRAGCRFDRGAQAAPTDHVFP; from the coding sequence ATGACATATCAACAGTACGACTACGCGCCGCCGGCGCCTGCGCGGGACCCGAACAATCTGGACCTGCCGCTGTACGGCGCCTCGTTCGGCGAGGCGATCAAGCGCTTCTTCCGCAGCTACTTCCGGTACCGCGGCCGGGCATCGCAGAGTGAGTACTGGTGGCCGTTCCTCGCAAACGCCATCGTCGTGGTCGTCTCGTACGTGCTGATGTTCCTCAGCTTCGCCACCGCCTCCGACCCGGACAACATGGGTGCCGTCTCGACGGCGATCATGATTGTGTCGTTCACCGGCTTCTTCTTCGCGGTGGTGGTGATGGGGATCGGTTACATCGCGTTGAGTGTGCGGCGCCTGCACGATGCGAACGCCTCCGGATGGTGGTATCTCCTGGTGGTCGTCGGCGGCTTGATCCCGTTGCTGGGTGTGGCGGGCCCGATCATCGTCGGCGTCCTGAGCAGCAGTCGGGCGGGTTGCCGGTTCGACCGCGGCGCGCAAGCGGCGCCGACCGACCACGTGTTCCCGTAG
- a CDS encoding acetyl-CoA C-acetyltransferase, protein MSDAFIYEAIRTPRGKQRGGSLHATKPIDLVVGLIDEVKTRFPALDPADIDDIVLGVVAPVGEQGGVIPRAAAMAGGLPDTVAGVQINRFCGSGLEATNTAAQKVRAGWDQLVLAGGVESMSRVPMGSDGGAMFQDVTTNYDTYFVPQGIGADLIATIEGFTRDDVDEFAAQSQANAAKAWDEGRFAKSVVPVKDINGLTVLDTDEHRRPGTTPADLGKLKPAFEGIGAMGGFDAVALQKYYTVERINHVHTGGNSSGIVDGAALVLVGSEAAGAKAGLTPRGRIVSTAITGSDPTIMLTGPTPATEKALKQAGLTKDDIDVWELNEAFASVVLKWMKDFKLDREQVNVNGGAIALGHPLGATGAMLVGTVLDELERSGGRYGLITLCIGGGMGIATIIERL, encoded by the coding sequence GTGTCCGACGCTTTCATCTACGAGGCCATCCGCACACCGCGCGGTAAGCAGCGCGGCGGCTCGCTCCACGCGACCAAGCCGATCGACCTGGTCGTCGGCCTGATCGACGAGGTCAAGACCCGTTTCCCCGCCCTCGATCCGGCCGATATCGACGACATCGTGCTGGGCGTCGTGGCGCCCGTGGGCGAGCAGGGCGGCGTCATCCCGCGCGCCGCCGCGATGGCCGGCGGTCTGCCGGACACCGTGGCCGGCGTACAGATCAACCGGTTCTGCGGATCCGGCCTGGAAGCCACCAACACCGCCGCGCAGAAGGTGCGAGCCGGCTGGGACCAGCTCGTACTCGCGGGTGGCGTCGAGTCGATGTCGCGTGTCCCGATGGGCTCCGACGGCGGCGCGATGTTCCAGGACGTCACCACCAACTACGACACCTACTTCGTGCCGCAGGGCATCGGTGCCGATCTGATCGCCACCATCGAGGGCTTCACCCGAGACGATGTCGACGAGTTCGCCGCCCAGAGCCAGGCCAACGCCGCCAAGGCGTGGGACGAGGGCCGGTTCGCCAAGTCCGTCGTACCGGTCAAGGACATCAACGGCCTGACCGTGCTGGACACCGATGAGCACCGCCGTCCGGGCACCACCCCGGCAGACCTCGGCAAGCTCAAGCCGGCCTTCGAGGGCATCGGCGCGATGGGCGGCTTCGACGCCGTGGCGCTGCAGAAGTACTACACCGTGGAGCGGATCAACCACGTGCACACGGGCGGTAACAGCTCGGGCATCGTCGACGGTGCAGCCCTGGTGCTGGTCGGCAGCGAGGCAGCGGGCGCGAAGGCGGGCCTGACCCCGCGCGGGCGCATCGTGTCGACCGCGATCACCGGTTCCGATCCGACGATCATGCTGACCGGTCCCACGCCGGCCACCGAGAAGGCTCTCAAGCAGGCCGGGCTGACCAAGGACGACATCGACGTCTGGGAGCTCAACGAGGCCTTCGCCTCGGTGGTCCTGAAGTGGATGAAGGACTTCAAGCTCGACCGCGAGCAGGTCAACGTCAACGGCGGCGCGATCGCGCTGGGGCACCCGCTGGGCGCCACCGGCGCGATGCTGGTGGGCACCGTGCTCGACGAGCTCGAGCGCTCCGGCGGCCGCTACGGCCTGATCACCCTGTGCATCGGCGGCGGTATGGGCATCGCCACCATCATCGAGCGCCTCTGA
- a CDS encoding enoyl-CoA hydratase-related protein, with amino-acid sequence MSEDLLRSVDGGVLTVTINRPQRMNAFGVGASRELAGVINDADADPDVRVVVITGEGKAFCTGADLAGEPASPQEAMDAVNSYIRAIAAASIPVIAKVNGPCAGMAVGLALASDLIFMADTAYFLLPFVGIGLIPDAGTSALVPGVVGRTRAMGMALLGNRVYGPEALASGMVTAVLPAQALDDAVAAAATQLAHGPKDAIAQTKRAINATTLAQLEDALDRETAVQVDLLQSDDYREGVAAMLGKRRPEFAR; translated from the coding sequence ATGAGCGAGGATCTGCTGCGGAGCGTGGACGGAGGTGTCCTCACGGTCACCATCAACCGGCCCCAGCGGATGAACGCGTTCGGGGTGGGGGCCTCGCGTGAGCTGGCGGGGGTCATCAACGACGCCGACGCCGACCCAGACGTCCGCGTCGTGGTCATCACCGGGGAGGGCAAGGCCTTCTGCACCGGTGCCGATCTGGCGGGCGAGCCCGCGTCACCGCAGGAGGCGATGGACGCGGTGAACTCGTACATCCGCGCTATCGCCGCGGCGTCGATCCCGGTGATCGCCAAGGTGAACGGCCCGTGTGCGGGCATGGCCGTGGGGCTCGCCCTGGCCTCGGACCTGATCTTCATGGCCGATACCGCGTACTTCCTGCTGCCCTTCGTGGGGATCGGCCTGATTCCCGATGCCGGCACCTCGGCGCTCGTGCCCGGGGTGGTCGGACGCACCCGCGCCATGGGTATGGCCCTGCTCGGCAACCGTGTCTACGGGCCTGAAGCGTTGGCGAGCGGCATGGTCACGGCGGTCCTCCCGGCGCAGGCCCTCGACGATGCCGTGGCCGCCGCGGCGACGCAGCTGGCACACGGCCCGAAAGACGCGATCGCCCAGACCAAGCGCGCGATCAACGCCACCACGCTGGCGCAGCTCGAGGATGCGCTGGATCGCGAGACGGCAGTGCAAGTGGATCTGCTGCAATCCGATGACTACCGCGAGGGGGTGGCCGCCATGCTCGGTAAGCGCCGCCCCGAATTCGCCCGCTGA
- a CDS encoding oxygenase MpaB family protein, giving the protein MTASAGRIAPAPVEPATASAAVANAPRVDPVAAGYRIPIATPARPGHVLTTLRDAMVAPSSAAGPANVVMQLIDPPVAYGVMESPVESGALYKHPIKRTRTTFTYLAVAVLGTQDDKERYREAVNTAHRQVRSTEKSPVKYNAMDRNLQLWVAMCLYVGFEDTHKLLRGPMSPEQRALFYRDAAPLGTTLQVHPDQWPATPEEFDAAWVELCDTKIAPTPETRDYLRQLVDLTFVGTVPGPFKAFSRFQTAGFLAPKFREAMEITWTPRHQRAFDAFWRLVGTVNRFLPVALTRLPYELLLVDMRTRAKLGRPLV; this is encoded by the coding sequence ATGACCGCGAGCGCAGGGCGCATCGCACCCGCACCTGTCGAGCCGGCGACGGCATCGGCGGCGGTGGCGAACGCCCCACGGGTCGATCCGGTGGCCGCGGGATACCGCATACCGATCGCCACGCCGGCTCGTCCGGGGCACGTGCTCACCACACTCCGGGACGCCATGGTCGCCCCCTCGTCCGCCGCCGGGCCCGCCAACGTGGTGATGCAGTTGATCGACCCGCCGGTCGCCTACGGCGTGATGGAGTCGCCGGTGGAATCCGGTGCGCTCTATAAGCATCCGATCAAGCGCACCCGCACCACCTTCACCTACCTCGCCGTGGCCGTGCTCGGCACCCAGGACGACAAGGAGCGCTATCGCGAGGCGGTCAACACTGCGCACCGGCAGGTGCGCAGCACCGAGAAGAGCCCGGTGAAGTACAACGCGATGGACCGCAACCTGCAGCTGTGGGTGGCGATGTGCCTGTACGTGGGATTCGAGGACACCCACAAGCTGCTGCGCGGCCCGATGTCCCCGGAGCAACGGGCCCTGTTCTACCGCGACGCGGCGCCGCTGGGCACCACGCTGCAGGTGCATCCCGATCAATGGCCCGCGACACCCGAGGAGTTCGACGCCGCGTGGGTCGAACTGTGCGATACCAAGATCGCGCCGACGCCGGAGACCCGGGACTATCTCCGCCAGCTCGTCGATCTCACCTTCGTCGGCACGGTACCCGGACCGTTCAAGGCCTTCTCCCGCTTCCAGACCGCGGGCTTCCTCGCGCCGAAGTTCCGTGAGGCGATGGAGATCACCTGGACGCCGCGGCATCAGCGCGCGTTCGACGCCTTCTGGCGTCTGGTGGGAACGGTCAATCGGTTCCTCCCGGTGGCCCTCACCCGGTTGCCGTACGAGCTCCTGCTCGTGGACATGCGCACCCGGGCCAAGCTCGGCCGTCCCCTGGTCTGA
- a CDS encoding 3-hydroxyacyl-CoA dehydrogenase NAD-binding domain-containing protein, with product MAENMIRWDQDADGIVTLTMDDPTSSANTMNDLYRESMGATIDRLEAEKDAITGVVLTSAKKTFFAGGNLNLIRQSTKEQAQQVFDNVENLKKDLRRLETLGKPVVAAINGAALGGGLEIALATHHRIAADARGSQIGLPEVTLGLLPGGGGVTRTVRLLGLQGALMGVLLQGPRLKPAKAKEVGLVHEVVGTVEELIPAAKAWIKANPEGGVQPWDVKGFRIPGGSPNSPAIAANLPAFPANLRKQLKGAPMPAPRAIMAAAVEGALVDFDTASVIEGRYFTSLATGQVSKNMIKAFFFDLQHINGGGSRPDGYEKYQAKKVGVIGAGMMGAAIAYVSAKAGIEVVLKDIDIEAAKKGKAYSEKLEEKALAKGRTTAEKSAELLARITPTVDAADFAGVDLVIEAAFESVEVKNKVFQEIEDIVEPDAILGSNTSTLPITILAEGVKRSEDFIGIHFFSPVDKMPLVEIIKGEKTSDAVLAKVIDYTLQIKKTPIVVNDSRGFFTSRVIGTFVNEAIAAVGEGVNPVLIEQAGQQAGYPAAPLQLMDELTLTLPQKIRKETRAAAEAAGKPLPPHGSDAVVDAMIDNGRTGRKDGAGFYDYVDGKRTGLWPGLKDLFPAGKDIPLQDMIDRMLFIESIETVRCFDEGVLESVADANIGSIFGIGYPAWTGGVMQFINGYEGTEGTAAAGLQGPKAFVARANELATKYGEQFTPPASLVAKAESGETYE from the coding sequence ATGGCTGAGAACATGATCCGCTGGGACCAGGACGCCGACGGCATCGTCACCCTGACGATGGACGATCCCACCAGCTCCGCGAACACCATGAACGACCTGTACCGGGAGTCGATGGGTGCCACCATCGATCGCCTGGAGGCCGAGAAGGACGCCATCACCGGCGTCGTCCTGACGTCGGCGAAGAAGACCTTCTTCGCCGGTGGCAATCTCAATCTGATCCGCCAGTCCACCAAGGAGCAGGCGCAGCAGGTCTTCGACAACGTCGAGAACCTGAAGAAGGACCTGCGCCGCCTCGAGACCCTGGGCAAGCCCGTCGTGGCTGCCATCAACGGCGCCGCTCTGGGCGGTGGCCTGGAGATCGCGCTCGCCACGCACCACCGCATCGCGGCCGACGCGCGCGGTTCGCAGATCGGCCTGCCCGAGGTCACCCTGGGCCTGCTCCCCGGTGGTGGCGGCGTGACCCGCACCGTGCGGCTCCTCGGCCTGCAGGGCGCACTCATGGGTGTCCTGCTCCAGGGCCCGCGTCTCAAGCCGGCCAAGGCAAAGGAGGTGGGGCTGGTCCACGAGGTCGTCGGCACCGTCGAGGAACTCATCCCCGCCGCCAAGGCGTGGATCAAGGCCAATCCCGAGGGCGGCGTGCAACCGTGGGACGTCAAGGGCTTTCGTATCCCCGGCGGTTCCCCGAACTCGCCGGCGATCGCCGCGAACCTGCCCGCCTTCCCGGCCAACCTTCGTAAGCAGCTCAAAGGCGCACCGATGCCCGCGCCGCGCGCGATCATGGCTGCCGCGGTCGAGGGTGCGCTGGTGGACTTCGATACCGCCAGCGTGATCGAGGGGCGCTACTTCACCTCGTTGGCCACCGGTCAGGTGTCGAAGAACATGATCAAGGCGTTCTTCTTCGATCTGCAGCACATCAACGGTGGCGGTAGCCGTCCCGATGGGTACGAGAAGTACCAGGCCAAGAAGGTCGGCGTGATCGGCGCCGGCATGATGGGCGCGGCCATCGCGTACGTCTCGGCGAAGGCCGGTATCGAGGTGGTGCTCAAGGACATCGACATCGAGGCCGCGAAGAAGGGCAAGGCATACTCCGAGAAGCTGGAGGAGAAGGCGCTGGCCAAGGGCCGCACCACCGCCGAGAAGTCGGCCGAGCTCCTGGCCCGGATCACGCCCACGGTGGACGCCGCCGATTTCGCGGGTGTCGATCTCGTCATCGAGGCCGCGTTCGAGTCCGTCGAGGTCAAGAACAAGGTCTTCCAGGAGATCGAGGACATCGTCGAACCCGACGCCATCCTGGGCTCGAACACCTCGACCCTGCCGATCACCATCCTCGCCGAGGGCGTCAAGCGCTCCGAGGACTTCATCGGCATCCACTTCTTCTCCCCCGTGGACAAGATGCCCCTGGTCGAGATCATCAAGGGCGAGAAGACCTCCGACGCCGTCCTGGCCAAGGTGATCGACTACACCCTGCAGATCAAGAAGACCCCGATCGTGGTCAACGACTCGCGCGGCTTCTTCACCTCCCGTGTGATCGGCACCTTCGTCAACGAGGCGATCGCCGCGGTGGGCGAGGGAGTGAACCCCGTGCTGATCGAGCAGGCGGGCCAGCAGGCCGGCTACCCGGCCGCGCCGCTGCAGCTGATGGACGAGCTCACGCTCACCCTGCCCCAGAAGATCCGCAAGGAGACCCGCGCTGCCGCCGAGGCCGCCGGTAAGCCACTGCCCCCGCACGGCAGCGACGCGGTGGTGGACGCGATGATCGACAACGGCCGCACCGGCCGCAAGGACGGCGCCGGCTTCTACGACTACGTGGACGGTAAGCGCACCGGCTTGTGGCCGGGCCTGAAGGATCTGTTCCCGGCGGGCAAGGACATTCCGCTGCAGGACATGATCGACCGGATGCTGTTCATCGAGTCGATCGAGACCGTGCGCTGCTTCGACGAGGGCGTACTGGAGTCCGTCGCGGACGCCAACATCGGCTCCATCTTCGGCATCGGTTACCCCGCGTGGACCGGTGGCGTGATGCAGTTCATCAACGGCTACGAGGGAACCGAGGGGACGGCAGCCGCGGGTCTGCAGGGCCCGAAGGCCTTCGTCGCTCGCGCGAACGAGCTGGCCACGAAGTACGGCGAGCAGTTCACCCCGCCGGCCTCGCTGGTCGCCAAGGCGGAATCCGGCGAGACCTACGAGTAG
- a CDS encoding long-chain-fatty-acid--CoA ligase, whose translation MTAEENIAWYPRTEEPRSSQRNTWNNQIRNHAVMRGDQTALRYLDKEVSWGRFAERVGAFAGALAKRGITAGDRVLILGLNRIEYVEAALGVTALGGIAVPVNFRMAPPEVAYLVQDTKCSAVIYEAPFDPLVAGVAGAGADFGLRIRFDGADEAAGAVGFEDLIAEGNPDPHVDVPEDSPALIMYTSGTTGRPKGAVLTHINMTAQGWTNLVAPGSVDPEAVGAIAVPMFHIAGFGVLATAFLQGLTSVIFPLGAFDPAQTLDALEREGITSMFMVPMQWQLAVAEQKARPRNLKLRYVWWGAAPASETLLRELTATFPDAEICAVFGQTEMSPVTCALSGADTLRKFGSVGKVVRTVAARVIDPDGNDVPRGQIGEIVYRGPNMMSGYWNNLEATREAFAGGWFHSGDLVRMDEEGFVYVVDRAKDMIISGGENIYSQEVENAVAAHPDVTEVAVIGKPDEKWGEAVVAVVQLREGAELTVDTLSAFLTDHIARYKHPRHVVVIDALPRNPTGKVTKPTLRQQFG comes from the coding sequence ATGACCGCCGAAGAGAACATCGCCTGGTATCCCCGTACCGAGGAGCCCCGCAGCTCCCAGCGCAATACCTGGAACAATCAAATCCGCAATCACGCCGTCATGCGAGGCGATCAGACCGCGCTGCGGTACCTCGACAAGGAGGTCTCCTGGGGACGGTTCGCCGAGCGGGTCGGCGCCTTCGCCGGAGCGCTAGCCAAGCGCGGGATCACGGCGGGCGACCGGGTGCTGATTCTCGGCCTAAACCGGATCGAGTACGTCGAGGCGGCGCTCGGTGTGACGGCGCTCGGCGGCATCGCGGTCCCGGTCAACTTCCGCATGGCGCCGCCCGAGGTCGCGTATCTCGTCCAGGACACGAAGTGCAGCGCGGTCATCTACGAGGCGCCGTTCGACCCCCTGGTGGCGGGAGTGGCGGGAGCCGGGGCCGACTTCGGCCTCCGCATCCGGTTCGACGGTGCGGACGAGGCCGCGGGGGCGGTCGGTTTCGAGGACCTGATCGCCGAAGGCAACCCCGATCCCCACGTCGACGTGCCCGAGGATTCACCGGCGCTCATCATGTACACCTCGGGGACCACCGGCCGGCCGAAGGGCGCGGTGCTCACCCACATCAACATGACGGCCCAGGGCTGGACCAATCTGGTCGCGCCCGGCTCCGTCGATCCCGAAGCGGTGGGCGCGATCGCGGTCCCGATGTTCCACATCGCCGGCTTCGGCGTGCTCGCCACCGCCTTCCTGCAGGGCCTGACCTCGGTGATCTTCCCGCTCGGAGCGTTCGACCCGGCGCAGACGCTCGATGCGCTGGAGCGCGAGGGCATCACCAGCATGTTCATGGTGCCCATGCAGTGGCAGCTCGCTGTCGCCGAGCAGAAGGCCCGGCCGCGCAACCTCAAGCTGCGCTATGTCTGGTGGGGCGCCGCTCCCGCGAGCGAGACTCTGCTGCGGGAGCTGACCGCCACCTTCCCCGACGCCGAGATCTGCGCCGTCTTCGGCCAGACCGAGATGTCGCCGGTCACCTGTGCACTCTCGGGCGCTGACACGCTGCGCAAGTTCGGGTCCGTGGGCAAGGTGGTCCGGACGGTGGCCGCGCGCGTGATCGACCCGGACGGCAACGACGTGCCGCGGGGCCAGATCGGCGAGATCGTCTACCGCGGACCCAATATGATGTCGGGCTACTGGAACAACCTCGAAGCCACGCGCGAGGCCTTCGCGGGCGGCTGGTTCCACTCGGGCGATCTCGTGCGGATGGACGAGGAGGGGTTCGTCTACGTGGTCGACCGCGCCAAGGACATGATCATCTCCGGCGGCGAGAACATCTACTCCCAGGAGGTGGAGAACGCCGTCGCCGCGCACCCCGATGTCACCGAGGTCGCCGTCATCGGCAAGCCCGACGAGAAATGGGGTGAGGCCGTGGTCGCGGTGGTGCAGCTGCGCGAGGGTGCTGAGCTGACGGTGGACACCCTGTCCGCCTTCCTCACCGATCACATCGCCCGGTACAAGCATCCGCGGCATGTGGTGGTGATCGACGCCCTGCCCCGCAACCCCACGGGCAAGGTCACCAAACCCACTCTGCGCCAGCAGTTCGGCTGA
- a CDS encoding NAD(P)H-dependent flavin oxidoreductase: MFSTRFTEAFGVQYPIVQGGMMWVGRAELAASVSEAGGLGIITALTQPSPDALRQEIARARTLTSKPFGVNLTVLPTIDPPPYEEYLRAAVESGITIIETAGSNPATFLPYLKDNGVKVIHKCTSVRHALKAQAIGVDAVSIDGFECAGHPGEDDIPGLVLIPAAADALEIPILASGGIADARGMVAALALGADGINMGSRFLCTEESPIAAEVKKQIVANSELDTTLIFRTLGNTARVAKNSVSVEVVETEAQGCEFEDIRHLVAGARGRKVFEDGDVEAGIWSVGLCQGIIRDVPSVAELIDRMVSEAQQIITGRLAGMVGARETVA; encoded by the coding sequence ATGTTCTCGACACGATTCACCGAGGCCTTCGGGGTGCAGTATCCGATCGTCCAAGGCGGCATGATGTGGGTCGGCCGTGCCGAACTCGCGGCCTCCGTCTCCGAGGCCGGGGGCCTGGGGATCATCACCGCGCTCACCCAGCCGAGCCCCGACGCGCTGCGCCAGGAGATCGCCCGGGCCCGCACCCTCACGAGCAAGCCCTTCGGCGTGAACCTCACCGTGCTGCCCACCATCGATCCGCCGCCCTATGAGGAGTACCTTCGGGCCGCCGTCGAGTCGGGCATCACCATCATCGAGACCGCCGGATCGAACCCCGCCACGTTCCTGCCCTACCTCAAAGACAACGGCGTCAAGGTGATTCACAAGTGCACCAGCGTGCGGCACGCGCTCAAGGCGCAGGCGATCGGTGTGGACGCGGTGTCGATCGACGGGTTCGAGTGCGCGGGCCATCCGGGTGAGGACGACATCCCCGGCCTCGTGCTGATCCCTGCGGCGGCAGACGCGCTGGAGATCCCGATCCTGGCCTCGGGCGGCATCGCGGACGCCCGTGGCATGGTGGCCGCATTGGCATTGGGTGCCGACGGCATCAACATGGGCAGCCGCTTCCTGTGCACCGAGGAGTCGCCGATCGCGGCCGAGGTGAAGAAGCAGATCGTGGCGAATTCGGAACTCGATACCACGCTCATCTTCCGAACTCTGGGCAACACGGCGCGCGTCGCGAAGAACTCCGTGTCGGTCGAGGTGGTCGAGACCGAGGCGCAGGGCTGCGAGTTCGAGGACATCCGGCACCTGGTGGCGGGGGCCCGCGGCCGCAAGGTCTTCGAGGACGGCGATGTCGAGGCAGGTATCTGGAGCGTGGGCCTGTGCCAGGGCATCATCCGCGACGTGCCCTCCGTGGCCGAGCTCATCGACCGCATGGTGTCCGAGGCCCAGCAGATCATCACCGGTCGGCTCGCGGGCATGGTCGGGGCGCGGGAGACGGTGGCATGA